The following are encoded in a window of uncultured Ilyobacter sp. genomic DNA:
- a CDS encoding NADH-quinone oxidoreductase subunit NuoF — protein sequence MSVVNTIEDLKNIKENYQNSEKEKTLIKISMATCGITAGADTLYNFFEEELEREGDTSIKLVPTGCMGLCHSEPTIEVTIPGQKPEIFGNVDLPRAEKILKDIKYKKIHETDVFISSKLEKIVLRNCGFMDPENIEEAVSRDAYFALYKSLKEMSRQDVIDEIKISGLRGRGGGGFPTGLKWQFAFNKDVDKKYVVCNADEGDPGAFMDRSVLEGDPHSVLEAMTICGYAIGSDEGLIYIRAEYPLAINRLKKAIKQANEYGFLGKNIFGTDFNFKITLKYGAGAFVCGEETALIHSMEGKRGEPTLKPPFPAEAGYWKKPTNVNNVETLANIPVIINKGAEWFKSIGTEKSPGSKVFALAGKVKNVGLIEVPMGTTLKEVIFDIGGGITKNKRFKAVQTGGPSGGCLTEKDLDTPIDFDSLKEKGSMMGSGGMIVMDEDDCMVAVAKFYLGFTVEESCGKCTPCRIGNKRLYEILDRITKGKGSVNDLHLLKDLSKTIKRASLCGLGKTSPNPVLSTMNNFYDEYLAHVKDKRCPSTVCTSLIQFTITDKCIGCTACAKVCPTEAILGRVKEKHYIYQDRCIKCGACYNACRFNAIKKA from the coding sequence ATGAGCGTGGTTAATACTATAGAAGATTTAAAAAATATAAAAGAAAACTACCAAAATAGTGAAAAAGAAAAAACCCTTATAAAGATCTCTATGGCAACCTGTGGAATAACAGCAGGAGCAGACACCCTTTATAATTTTTTTGAAGAGGAGCTGGAAAGAGAGGGGGATACCAGTATAAAGCTTGTTCCCACCGGCTGTATGGGACTCTGTCATTCTGAACCCACTATAGAGGTCACTATCCCAGGACAGAAACCAGAAATTTTTGGAAATGTGGATCTCCCCAGGGCGGAAAAAATACTTAAAGACATAAAGTATAAAAAAATACATGAAACCGATGTATTCATAAGCAGTAAGCTAGAAAAAATAGTCCTCAGAAATTGCGGCTTTATGGATCCTGAAAATATAGAGGAAGCTGTATCAAGAGATGCCTATTTTGCACTGTATAAATCATTAAAAGAGATGTCTAGGCAGGATGTAATAGACGAGATAAAGATCTCCGGCCTCAGAGGAAGAGGCGGTGGCGGCTTCCCTACAGGTCTAAAATGGCAGTTTGCTTTTAATAAAGATGTAGATAAAAAATATGTAGTATGCAATGCAGATGAGGGAGATCCAGGTGCATTTATGGACAGGTCTGTCCTCGAGGGAGACCCCCACTCTGTGCTAGAAGCAATGACAATCTGTGGTTACGCCATAGGTTCAGATGAAGGTCTTATTTACATCAGGGCCGAATATCCATTGGCTATAAACAGGCTGAAAAAAGCAATCAAGCAGGCCAACGAATATGGGTTTTTAGGGAAAAATATTTTTGGGACAGATTTTAATTTTAAAATAACTCTAAAGTACGGAGCAGGAGCCTTTGTCTGCGGAGAAGAGACGGCACTCATACATTCTATGGAAGGAAAAAGAGGGGAACCTACCCTGAAGCCACCATTTCCTGCCGAAGCCGGTTACTGGAAAAAACCTACAAATGTGAATAATGTAGAAACCCTGGCAAATATCCCAGTAATAATAAATAAAGGCGCAGAGTGGTTCAAGAGCATAGGGACGGAAAAATCACCTGGTTCCAAGGTCTTTGCCCTCGCCGGTAAAGTAAAAAATGTGGGGCTTATAGAGGTTCCTATGGGTACTACCTTGAAGGAAGTTATTTTTGACATCGGTGGGGGGATCACAAAAAACAAACGATTTAAGGCAGTACAAACTGGAGGACCTTCTGGTGGATGTCTCACAGAAAAAGATTTGGATACTCCTATTGACTTTGATTCACTGAAAGAAAAGGGATCTATGATGGGATCTGGTGGGATGATTGTGATGGATGAAGATGACTGTATGGTCGCAGTTGCAAAATTCTATCTAGGATTCACTGTAGAGGAATCCTGTGGAAAATGTACCCCATGCAGAATAGGAAATAAAAGATTATACGAGATCCTAGATAGGATAACAAAAGGAAAAGGCTCAGTGAATGACCTTCACCTCCTGAAAGACCTCTCAAAAACCATAAAAAGAGCATCTCTCTGCGGACTTGGAAAAACATCACCTAACCCTGTGCTTTCAACTATGAATAATTTTTATGACGAGTATCTAGCCCACGTAAAGGATAAAAGATGTCCATCCACTGTCTGCACAAGCCTCATCCAGTTTACCATAACAGATAAGTGTATAGGCTGTACCGCCTGCGCAAAGGTTTGCCCTACTGAGGCCATTTTGGGAAGGGTAAAAGAGAAGCACTATATTTATCAGGATAGATGTATCAAGTGTGGTGCTTGCTATAATGCCTGCAGATTTAATGCCATAAAAAAAGCATAG
- a CDS encoding NADH-dependent [FeFe] hydrogenase, group A6 gives MEMVKIKINGIEVEAPKHSTILAAARSIGVKIPTLCQLKMGDIGYVHDPASCRICVVEVNGQENLHPSCETKVYEGMDIITNSAELIQIRKNILELILSNHPKECLTCSKSGECELQNLADEFKIKNIRFEGEKSVYRSDSSPAIIRDMDKCIMCRRCETMCNKIQTCNILSAVNRGFETVVAPSHERDLDDTACTFCGQCVAVCPVGALHEKDYTWEVVDTLADPSKTVIVQVAPAVRVALGEEFGHEPGTDVTGKMVAALRRIGFDYVFDTNFAADLTIMEEASELKSRIEKYLAGDKNVKLPILTSCCPAWVKFIEHNFPDMLDIPSTAKSPQQMFSAIAKEFWAKEMGIKREDLIVVSVMPCLAKKYEASREEFSKDGNPDTDISISTRELASLIDQSGINFNMLEDEDFDKPFGMSSGAADIFGRTGGVIEAAVRTAYEWITGDELEAVDFKQLRGLEGSRVAEVPELQIDGAPLRIGIAHGLGAARELLEKVKDGREVLHAIEIMACKGGCIGGGGQPYHHGKFKIIKKRFKGIQAIDSGKKLRKSHENPYIKDLYEKFLGKPMGEKAHELLHTKYFSRKK, from the coding sequence ATGGAAATGGTTAAAATAAAAATAAACGGTATAGAGGTTGAGGCTCCTAAACACTCTACTATTCTGGCGGCTGCTAGGAGTATAGGGGTCAAGATTCCAACTTTATGTCAGCTAAAAATGGGTGATATAGGCTACGTGCACGATCCCGCTTCCTGCAGAATCTGTGTGGTAGAGGTAAACGGGCAGGAAAATCTTCATCCTTCCTGTGAAACAAAGGTCTATGAAGGGATGGATATTATTACTAATTCGGCAGAACTAATACAAATAAGAAAAAATATACTGGAACTTATTCTTTCCAATCATCCAAAAGAGTGTCTTACTTGCTCAAAATCAGGGGAGTGTGAACTTCAAAACCTAGCAGATGAATTTAAAATAAAAAACATAAGATTTGAGGGTGAAAAATCAGTGTACAGATCAGACTCCTCTCCAGCCATAATAAGGGATATGGATAAATGTATAATGTGCAGAAGGTGCGAAACGATGTGCAATAAGATTCAAACATGTAATATCCTTTCCGCTGTAAATAGGGGATTTGAAACTGTGGTAGCTCCTTCACACGAAAGAGACCTAGATGATACTGCATGTACATTTTGTGGCCAGTGCGTAGCAGTTTGTCCTGTAGGTGCTCTACATGAAAAAGACTATACCTGGGAGGTTGTTGATACCCTTGCTGACCCTTCAAAAACTGTGATCGTCCAAGTGGCACCTGCTGTTAGAGTAGCCCTTGGAGAAGAATTCGGACATGAACCTGGCACAGATGTTACCGGGAAGATGGTTGCTGCCCTTCGAAGGATAGGATTTGATTATGTCTTTGATACAAATTTCGCAGCTGACCTCACAATTATGGAAGAAGCGTCAGAGCTGAAATCAAGAATCGAAAAATATTTGGCTGGAGATAAAAATGTGAAACTTCCAATTTTGACCTCGTGCTGCCCTGCTTGGGTAAAATTTATAGAACACAATTTCCCAGACATGCTAGATATTCCATCCACTGCAAAATCTCCTCAGCAGATGTTTAGTGCCATAGCTAAGGAATTTTGGGCAAAGGAGATGGGAATCAAAAGAGAGGATTTAATTGTGGTCTCTGTAATGCCTTGCCTTGCAAAAAAATATGAAGCTTCAAGGGAGGAATTTTCAAAAGATGGAAATCCTGATACAGATATCTCAATATCAACCAGAGAGCTGGCAAGTCTCATAGATCAAAGTGGAATAAATTTTAACATGCTTGAAGATGAGGACTTTGACAAACCATTTGGAATGTCTAGTGGAGCTGCGGATATTTTTGGAAGAACCGGTGGGGTTATAGAGGCAGCTGTAAGAACGGCTTATGAGTGGATCACAGGGGATGAACTAGAAGCTGTGGACTTCAAACAGCTTAGAGGTCTAGAGGGATCAAGGGTAGCAGAGGTCCCGGAACTCCAAATAGACGGAGCACCACTTAGGATCGGAATAGCCCACGGACTAGGAGCAGCCAGAGAGCTTCTAGAAAAGGTAAAAGACGGCAGGGAGGTCCTGCACGCTATAGAGATAATGGCATGCAAAGGCGGATGTATAGGGGGAGGTGGGCAACCTTACCACCACGGCAAATTCAAAATTATAAAAAAGAGATTTAAAGGAATACAGGCTATCGACAGTGGCAAAAAGTTAAGAAAATCCCATGAAAATCCCTATATTAAGGACCTATATGAAAAATTTCTTGGAAAACCTATGGGAGAAAAAGCACACGAATTGCTGCATACAAAATATTTTTCAAGAAAAAAATAA
- the tgt gene encoding tRNA guanosine(34) transglycosylase Tgt: MSNKLPVTYELYSKDGKARAGKITTPHGEVETPVFMPVGTQATVKTMTPEELEAIGSEIILGNTYHLFLRPGDDLVAKFGGLHKFMNWKKPILTDSGGFQVFSLGAIRKIEEEGVEFRSHIDGSKQFISPEKSIHIQNNLGSDIVMLFDECPPGMSTKEYLIPSIERTTRWAKRCIEAHQRPDEQGLFAIVQGGIYEDLRNKSRKELMEMDENFSGYAIGGLAVGEPREDMYRILDYIVEKLPEDKPRYLMGVGEPVDMLEAVESGVDMMDCVQPTRIGRHGTVFTKYGRLVIKNACYSEDPRPLDDGCDCYVCKNYTRGYIRHLFKSQEILGARLATYHNLYFLIKMMKDARQAIKNGRFKEYKDEFLKNYSQRGESDWIKSKKI, encoded by the coding sequence ATGTCAAATAAACTGCCTGTAACTTATGAACTCTACTCTAAAGATGGCAAGGCTAGAGCCGGTAAAATAACAACCCCCCACGGAGAAGTAGAAACACCTGTATTTATGCCTGTGGGAACTCAAGCAACTGTAAAAACAATGACACCCGAGGAGTTAGAAGCCATAGGTTCTGAAATAATATTAGGAAATACCTACCATCTTTTTCTCAGACCTGGAGATGATTTGGTTGCAAAGTTTGGTGGACTGCATAAATTTATGAACTGGAAAAAACCCATTCTCACAGATAGCGGAGGATTTCAAGTCTTCAGTCTTGGTGCTATCAGAAAAATAGAAGAAGAGGGAGTGGAGTTTAGGTCTCATATAGATGGATCAAAGCAGTTTATCTCTCCTGAAAAATCAATACATATTCAAAATAATCTTGGGTCAGATATAGTCATGTTATTTGATGAATGCCCTCCTGGGATGTCTACAAAAGAATATCTTATTCCATCTATAGAAAGAACCACTAGGTGGGCTAAGAGGTGTATAGAGGCTCATCAGAGACCAGATGAGCAAGGGTTATTTGCAATTGTTCAAGGTGGAATATATGAAGATCTGAGGAACAAGAGTAGAAAAGAGCTTATGGAGATGGATGAGAATTTTTCAGGATATGCTATAGGAGGACTAGCAGTAGGAGAACCTAGAGAAGATATGTACAGGATATTGGATTATATAGTGGAAAAACTTCCTGAAGATAAACCAAGATACTTAATGGGTGTAGGGGAACCGGTGGACATGCTAGAAGCTGTAGAATCTGGGGTCGATATGATGGATTGTGTACAGCCAACAAGAATAGGTAGACATGGAACGGTGTTTACTAAATATGGACGGTTAGTTATAAAGAATGCCTGTTATTCTGAGGATCCTAGACCTCTAGATGATGGCTGTGATTGTTATGTATGTAAAAATTATACGAGAGGATATATAAGACATCTCTTCAAATCCCAAGAGATTCTCGGAGCAAGACTTGCTACTTATCATAACCTGTATTTTCTGATAAAAATGATGAAAGATGCAAGGCAGGCAATAAAAAACGGTAGATTTAAAGAATATAAAGATGAATTCCTAAAAAATTATTCTCAAAGAGGAGAGAGTGACTGGATAAAATCTAAAAAAATCTAA
- a CDS encoding bifunctional (p)ppGpp synthetase/guanosine-3',5'-bis(diphosphate) 3'-pyrophosphohydrolase codes for MGYRHEILDAIKKNNLKVDTDKILLAYEFARECHVGQFRKSGDDYIIHPIEVSKILINMKMDTDTIVAGILHDIVEDTLITVSDIQYNFGNSVAKLVDGVTKLSVLPKGTKKQHENIRKMIVAMAQDIRVVIIKLADRLHNMRTLKFMPTHKQERISRETLEIFAPLAHRLGMATIKCELEDLSLYYLEPEIYRELVKLINSKKAEREKYTEGTKKEIQKFLHENDIKGEVSGRPKHFYSIYKKMYEKGKEFDEIYDLIALRIIVETEGECYNVLGVLHGNYKPVPGRFKDYIAVPKSNGYQSIHTTIVGPQGKFIEVQIRTEEMHGIAEEGVAAHWSYKERGKVTKKDHVYSWLRQILEWQQEADNSEEFVKTVTGDILHETVFVFSPKGDVVELAQGATPLDFAFHIHTEIGLKCIGAKINDRIVPIDYKLQNGDKVEVITSRNAKGPGNDWLDIVVTQSAKSKIRKWIKDKKFDENVKLGKEIMEKELSKFGVSIKEFEASDITLKYIEKQNMQSIEDLYFRLSQNRIKAEALAGRFKPEVVKELNFDDIGDRKKPKNRKKNDYGVVIDGLDNTLIRFAKCCTPLPGDEIGGYITKGAGIAVHRKDCKNYQGMIKSDPPREIDVRWDEDVFAKKLNKYQFNFNIFMIEKPNMLMDIATIIANHKINVIGVNSNLIVKGLDRYMNLKFTIEISEKEEYEKLLKHLSGIKDIIEIQR; via the coding sequence GTGGGATATAGACATGAGATATTAGATGCCATAAAAAAGAATAATCTCAAAGTTGACACTGATAAGATACTCTTGGCTTATGAATTTGCAAGGGAATGTCATGTGGGACAGTTTAGAAAATCTGGAGATGATTATATTATTCATCCAATAGAAGTGTCTAAGATACTAATCAATATGAAAATGGACACAGATACTATTGTAGCTGGGATACTCCATGATATAGTAGAGGATACCCTTATAACTGTTTCCGATATACAATATAATTTTGGAAATTCGGTAGCTAAACTTGTAGACGGAGTGACAAAGCTGAGTGTGTTGCCTAAGGGCACTAAAAAACAACATGAAAATATAAGAAAAATGATAGTTGCCATGGCACAGGACATAAGAGTTGTAATAATAAAACTTGCTGACAGACTTCATAATATGAGGACTCTTAAGTTCATGCCGACTCATAAACAGGAGAGAATTTCGAGAGAAACCCTTGAAATATTTGCGCCCCTTGCTCATAGGCTAGGGATGGCTACTATAAAATGTGAGCTAGAGGACCTTTCTCTTTACTACCTAGAGCCTGAAATATACAGAGAACTAGTCAAGCTAATTAACTCTAAAAAGGCTGAAAGAGAAAAATATACAGAGGGTACAAAAAAAGAGATACAAAAATTTCTTCACGAAAACGATATAAAGGGTGAAGTTTCTGGAAGACCCAAGCACTTTTATAGTATATACAAAAAAATGTATGAAAAAGGTAAAGAGTTTGATGAAATATATGATCTTATTGCCTTGAGAATAATAGTTGAAACTGAAGGCGAATGCTATAATGTATTAGGAGTCCTTCATGGGAATTATAAACCTGTTCCAGGAAGATTTAAAGATTATATAGCAGTTCCTAAATCAAACGGCTATCAGTCAATACACACAACCATAGTAGGGCCTCAAGGAAAATTTATAGAGGTGCAGATAAGAACAGAAGAGATGCACGGAATAGCCGAAGAGGGAGTAGCAGCCCACTGGAGTTATAAAGAAAGAGGAAAAGTAACCAAAAAAGACCATGTATACTCTTGGTTGAGACAAATATTAGAATGGCAACAGGAGGCCGATAACTCTGAAGAATTTGTAAAAACAGTTACTGGGGATATTCTCCACGAAACAGTATTTGTATTTTCGCCTAAAGGAGATGTGGTAGAATTAGCTCAAGGAGCTACTCCACTTGACTTTGCATTTCATATCCATACAGAGATAGGGCTAAAATGTATAGGAGCAAAAATAAATGACAGAATAGTACCTATAGACTATAAACTGCAAAACGGGGACAAAGTAGAAGTAATAACTTCAAGAAATGCAAAGGGTCCTGGAAATGACTGGTTGGATATTGTTGTTACCCAAAGTGCTAAGAGCAAGATAAGAAAATGGATTAAAGACAAAAAATTTGATGAAAATGTAAAACTTGGAAAAGAGATCATGGAGAAAGAACTTTCTAAGTTTGGAGTGTCAATAAAAGAGTTTGAGGCCAGTGATATAACACTAAAATATATAGAAAAACAGAATATGCAGTCTATAGAGGATCTTTATTTTAGACTTTCACAAAATAGAATAAAAGCTGAGGCTCTGGCAGGAAGATTTAAGCCAGAAGTTGTGAAAGAACTTAATTTTGATGATATCGGAGATAGAAAAAAGCCGAAAAACAGAAAAAAGAACGATTATGGAGTGGTCATAGATGGTCTTGATAACACTCTTATAAGATTTGCAAAATGCTGTACTCCTCTTCCTGGAGATGAGATAGGTGGTTATATAACTAAAGGGGCCGGGATAGCGGTACACAGAAAAGATTGCAAAAACTATCAGGGGATGATAAAGAGTGACCCTCCTAGAGAGATAGATGTAAGATGGGACGAAGATGTTTTTGCAAAAAAACTTAATAAATATCAATTTAATTTTAATATTTTTATGATAGAAAAACCAAATATGCTTATGGATATAGCTACGATAATAGCTAACCACAAGATAAATGTTATAGGTGTAAATTCTAACCTTATAGTTAAGGGGTTAGACAGATACATGAATCTAAAATTTACAATAGAAATCTCTGAAAAAGAAGAATATGAAAAACTCTTGAAACATCTTTCAGGAATAAAAGATATAATAGAGATACAGAGATAA
- a CDS encoding adenine phosphoribosyltransferase produces MNLKDYVALVEDFPKEGIKFRDITPLMNNGEAYRAATDKIVKYAKERKIDLVVGPEARGFIFGCPVSYALGVGFIPVRKPGKLPREVVEYDYDLEYGTNVLCIHRDSIRPGQRVLIVDDLLATGGTVEATVKLIEELGGEVAGLAFLIELKELEGRKKLEGYDVFTLMDY; encoded by the coding sequence ATGAATTTGAAAGATTACGTAGCCCTAGTTGAGGACTTTCCGAAAGAGGGAATTAAGTTTAGAGACATAACTCCTTTAATGAATAACGGAGAAGCTTATCGTGCAGCAACGGATAAAATAGTAAAATATGCAAAAGAAAGAAAAATAGATCTTGTGGTAGGACCTGAAGCCAGAGGATTTATTTTTGGATGTCCTGTGTCCTATGCACTGGGAGTGGGATTCATACCTGTTAGAAAACCTGGAAAGCTCCCTAGAGAGGTTGTAGAGTATGATTATGACCTTGAATACGGAACAAATGTACTATGCATACATAGGGATTCTATAAGGCCTGGTCAGAGAGTACTCATAGTGGACGACCTGCTAGCTACAGGAGGGACTGTAGAAGCCACAGTTAAACTAATAGAAGAACTTGGTGGAGAGGTAGCTGGACTTGCTTTCCTTATAGAGCTTAAAGAGCTAGAGGGAAGAAAAAAATTAGAGGGCTATGATGTTTTTACACTTATGGACTACTAA
- a CDS encoding ATPase, T2SS/T4P/T4SS family, with translation MARIIKKRLGDTLLDEKIITEDELMKALEKQNITHKKLGEILVDMGYVSSEEIVRILGEQMGISYVSLERLVITKEAILLLSRETAEKFCVVPLFKNGNVLHVAMEDPLDVFAIDRIEEESGMEVFQSIARKDDVVRAIEKYYSPVFLKEDSNYLKERRSFERTDTSAVEVVDLVMKKAIFENASDIHIEPEANILRVRFRIDGILHEILTPPKSLHSAIVSRIKIISKLDIAEKRVPQDGRVEINFEKKLIDMRVSVIPTIFGEKVVIRLLDKSNVKVSLESLGFEKSSVEKLKKLIKRPNGIIFVTGPTGSGKTSTLYASLNEINTLDKNIVTLEDPVEYQMEIINQVQVNSQVGLDFSSGLRSILRQDPDVIMIGEIRDVQTAEIAIESAMTGHLVFSTLHTNSATGAISRLIDMGVEPFLLSASLAGVLGQRLVRKLCPNCKEEISVPGDELRDFNVDPLKNYKLYEAKGCSLCRNTGYSGRTAVVELLEVESEIRTLINKGADIFQIKEVAMKKGMKTIKQEGFEKALEGITSIEEVLRVAQDEI, from the coding sequence ATGGCCAGAATCATAAAAAAAAGACTAGGAGACACTCTGCTAGATGAAAAAATAATAACAGAAGATGAACTTATGAAGGCTCTTGAAAAACAGAACATAACTCATAAAAAACTCGGGGAAATTCTTGTAGATATGGGGTATGTAAGTAGTGAAGAGATAGTACGAATACTAGGAGAACAGATGGGAATTTCATATGTTTCCTTAGAAAGGCTAGTAATAACAAAGGAAGCCATTCTACTGTTAAGCAGAGAAACTGCCGAAAAATTTTGTGTTGTTCCACTTTTTAAAAATGGCAATGTATTGCATGTAGCTATGGAGGACCCTCTAGATGTTTTTGCAATAGACCGTATAGAGGAAGAGAGTGGCATGGAGGTATTTCAGTCCATAGCAAGAAAAGATGATGTGGTAAGGGCAATAGAAAAATATTATTCACCTGTATTTTTGAAAGAGGACTCTAACTACCTGAAAGAAAGAAGGAGTTTTGAGAGGACAGACACTTCTGCTGTAGAAGTAGTCGATCTTGTGATGAAAAAGGCTATATTTGAAAATGCAAGTGATATTCATATAGAACCAGAAGCGAATATCTTGAGAGTAAGATTTCGAATAGACGGTATACTTCATGAGATATTAACACCACCGAAATCACTTCATTCCGCCATAGTATCAAGAATAAAAATAATTTCAAAGCTTGATATTGCTGAGAAAAGAGTTCCACAAGATGGTAGGGTGGAAATAAATTTTGAAAAAAAATTGATTGATATGAGAGTGTCGGTCATTCCTACAATTTTTGGAGAAAAAGTTGTAATAAGGCTTCTTGATAAATCTAATGTAAAGGTTAGTTTAGAAAGCCTTGGTTTTGAAAAAAGCAGCGTAGAAAAATTAAAAAAGCTTATAAAAAGACCAAATGGTATAATATTTGTAACCGGTCCCACTGGAAGTGGTAAAACATCCACGCTCTATGCTTCGCTAAATGAGATAAATACTCTAGATAAAAATATAGTTACCTTAGAAGACCCTGTAGAATACCAGATGGAGATAATAAATCAGGTTCAGGTAAATTCACAGGTGGGTTTGGATTTTTCATCGGGGCTGAGGTCAATATTGAGGCAGGATCCTGATGTGATAATGATAGGTGAGATAAGAGATGTACAGACCGCTGAAATAGCTATAGAATCTGCTATGACAGGTCATTTGGTATTTTCTACATTACATACTAACTCTGCTACAGGGGCAATATCTAGACTTATAGATATGGGAGTAGAGCCCTTTCTGCTATCGGCTTCTCTAGCCGGAGTATTGGGACAGAGGCTTGTAAGAAAACTATGTCCAAACTGCAAAGAGGAAATATCGGTTCCAGGGGATGAACTTAGAGATTTTAATGTGGATCCGCTAAAGAATTATAAGCTATATGAGGCTAAGGGATGCAGCCTTTGCAGAAATACAGGATACAGTGGAAGAACGGCAGTAGTGGAGCTTTTAGAAGTAGAAAGCGAAATAAGGACCTTGATAAATAAGGGTGCAGATATTTTTCAGATAAAAGAAGTGGCTATGAAAAAAGGTATGAAAACAATAAAACAAGAGGGGTTTGAAAAAGCCTTAGAGGGAATAACAAGTATAGAGGAAGTTTTGAGAGTAGCGCAAGACGAGATATAA
- a CDS encoding NUDIX hydrolase — protein MNIRVRVAGVLTRGDEILFVKHQKNGQEYWLLPGGGVDYGETMEESLIREFMEECNIEVEVGNLMFISQGISPDKSKHIINMFFKVRYLSGDLKIGDEERLKEVAYHNIDEINNMTLYPNVKKELLNYFEGDKEIKYLGHRWE, from the coding sequence ATGAATATAAGGGTTAGGGTAGCTGGTGTTTTGACAAGAGGGGATGAAATTCTTTTTGTAAAACATCAAAAAAATGGACAAGAGTACTGGCTGCTTCCTGGTGGGGGAGTGGATTACGGTGAGACAATGGAGGAATCTCTTATAAGAGAGTTTATGGAAGAATGTAATATTGAAGTAGAAGTTGGTAACCTGATGTTCATTTCTCAGGGAATTTCACCAGATAAAAGTAAGCACATAATTAATATGTTTTTCAAGGTAAGATACCTCTCTGGAGATCTTAAAATTGGAGATGAAGAAAGGCTCAAAGAAGTCGCCTATCATAATATAGATGAAATAAATAATATGACGCTCTATCCCAATGTGAAAAAAGAACTTTTAAATTATTTTGAAGGAGATAAGGAGATAAAGTATCTAGGGCATAGGTGGGAATAA
- a CDS encoding tetratricopeptide repeat protein, with translation MRKLLYIILLTGLIGCTSTPKTVKRSTDREEYNVIRGINFSQEGKYLEALREFEKAYGKNDKNIITLREMGLVYAQLSDYKKSEEFYKKALTLDERDQTAIKNLALLSYIKGDYEKSEEYLETVSKDSVDNMVLKLKGFILFKKGENTEAYKILKGAHSLEKDLDMEFYNVYSQVLLEESKFMELYKVLETGYQKYSLDKEYIVFYTRILANSYSEYDKAEKTLKRYIAKNGVSDELLMQLSKISFANGDIATAENSIRMISDNYKYDLEYLNLKRDILDKTNKNEESKKINILIEKLSKEKI, from the coding sequence ATGAGAAAATTACTCTATATCATCCTTTTAACGGGGCTGATAGGTTGTACAAGTACTCCAAAAACAGTCAAAAGGTCAACTGACAGAGAGGAATATAATGTCATAAGAGGGATCAATTTTTCTCAAGAAGGAAAATACTTGGAAGCACTGAGGGAATTTGAAAAGGCTTATGGAAAAAATGACAAAAATATAATAACCCTAAGAGAGATGGGACTGGTATATGCACAACTTTCAGATTATAAAAAATCTGAAGAGTTTTATAAAAAAGCCCTCACACTCGATGAAAGGGATCAGACTGCCATAAAAAATTTGGCTTTGCTCTCATATATAAAGGGTGACTATGAAAAATCCGAGGAATATCTAGAAACTGTATCTAAGGATTCTGTAGATAACATGGTTTTAAAATTGAAAGGATTTATTTTGTTTAAAAAGGGAGAAAATACAGAGGCGTACAAAATTTTAAAAGGAGCTCATTCCTTGGAAAAAGACCTGGACATGGAATTTTATAATGTATATTCTCAGGTTCTGTTGGAAGAATCAAAATTTATGGAATTATACAAAGTACTTGAAACCGGATATCAAAAATATAGTTTAGATAAAGAGTATATAGTTTTTTACACCAGAATACTTGCAAATAGCTACAGTGAGTATGATAAAGCTGAAAAAACTTTGAAAAGATACATAGCTAAAAATGGTGTGAGTGATGAACTTTTAATGCAGCTAAGTAAGATATCCTTTGCAAACGGTGATATAGCCACAGCAGAAAATTCTATAAGAATGATCTCAGACAATTATAAATATGATCTTGAATACCTAAACCTGAAAAGGGATATATTAGATAAAACAAATAAAAATGAAGAATCAAAAAAAATAAATATCCTTATTGAGAAGCTTAGTAAGGAAAAAATCTGA